In a single window of the Coffea eugenioides isolate CCC68of chromosome 3, Ceug_1.0, whole genome shotgun sequence genome:
- the LOC113764603 gene encoding membrin-11-like: MATAAEMVGGGGAGGGGGGGTLSELYQNSKRLVLKCREGVARLERFENSSSSLPSSSLDSSPELANAVKQDINQIRSLCAEMDLLWRSISNKPQRDLWKRKVEQVGEEADSLKESLEKYLQRHQRRMQDAKERAELLGRANGESSHVLRIYDDEAQAMEKVKSSSRMLEDAYATGVAVLSKYSEQRDHLKRAQRKALDVLNRLGLSNSVLRLIERRNRVDKWIKYGGMIATIIFVIMFWRWTR; encoded by the exons ATGGCGACGGCAGCGGAAATGGTGGGCGGAGGTGGCGCCGGCGGCGGCGGCGGTGGTGGAACTTTATCGGAATTGTACCAGAACTCGAAGCGTTTGGTACTCAAGTGCCGGGAGGGCGTGGCGAGGCTGGAGCGTTTTGAGAACTCGTCATCCTCTTTACCTTCATCGTCTTTGGACTCTTCGCCGGAGCTTGCGAATGCCGTAAAGCAGGATATCAACCAGATCCGATCTCTCTGCGCGGAGATGGATCTTCTTTGGCGATCCATCTCCAACAAGCCCCAACGCGATCTCTGGAAAAG AAAAGTTGAACAAGTGGGTGAAGAGGCTGACTCATTGAAAGAGAGTCTGGAAAAGTACCTTCAACGGCATCAAAGACGAATGCAAGACGCTAAAGAGAGGGCTGAGTTGCTAGGACGAGCT AATGGGGAATCATCTCATGTGTTGAGGATTTATGATGATGAAGCACAAGCAATGGAGAAAGTTAAGAGCTCATCCAGGATGCTAGAAGACGCTTATGCAACAGGGGTGGCTGTCCTTTCAAAGTATAGCGAGCAAAGGGATCATCTCAAG AGAGCTCAAAGAAAAGCACTGGATGTTCTTAATAGATTGGGACTTTCAAATTCTGTGTTGAGGCTTATTGAGAGGCGTAACCGTGTAGATAAATGGATCAAGTATGGAGGTATGATCGCCACGATCATCTTTGTCATAATGTTTTGGAGGTGGACAAGGTGA
- the LOC113764757 gene encoding uncharacterized protein LOC113764757 isoform X2 produces MILSVLCDFTRKMKMVAALVVALLVASQLPLGLTFPSTAPAFLWSPHQDGYSSRDVEAVDYRTLIAKDLAKSVMSEGGWSSLLCSGKETPQPLDFALLFVGKELQSVDISMTKKADPMLVDLLKVSFGNSNFSMAFPYVAATEENKALESSLISEFEGTCGSGLGMHDIAVLNTCSLEGERFEKLADIPAVRDYLAFKMEKRTMGQANLIVVCQGGSQTDLESEHPLSEAQLLSQLISSVEHLNAKYTVLYVSDPNGSIENRSHQDLRRFLAEGKGSTNSTCDGVCQIKSSLLEGLLVAIVLLIILISGLCCMAGIDTPTRFETPQDS; encoded by the exons ATGATCCTGTCTGTCTTGTGTGACTTCACAAG gaaaatgaagatgGTGGCGGCATTAGTGGTGGCTTTGTTGGTTGCCTCTCAGCTTCCATTAGGCCTCACATTTCCTTCTACAGCCCCTGCATTTCTATGGTCACCTCACCAAGATGG ATATAGTAGTAGAGATGTAGAAGCTGTAGATTACAGAACCCTCATCGCAAAGGATTTGGCCAAATCTGTGATGTCTGAAGGTGGCTGGTCAAGTTTACTG TGCTCAGGAAAAGAAACTCCACAACCTTTGGATTTTGCTCTTCTTTTTGTTGGAAAAGAG TTACAATCCGTGGATATTTCTATGACCAAGAAAGCAGACCCTATGCTTGTGGACTTGCTCAAG GTCTCTTTTGGGAACTCCAACTTTTCCATGGCCTTCCCATATGTTGCTGCAACAGAGGAGAACAAAGCTCTGGAAAGCTCTTTGATTTCAGAGTTCGAAGGTACTTGTGGCAGTGGTTTAGGAATGCATGATATTGCTGTCCTCAATACGTGCTCTTTGGAGGGTGAAAGGTTTGAGAAACTTGCTGATATTCCTGCTGTTCGG GATTACCTGGCTTTCAAGATGGAAAAGAGAACCATGGGACAGGCGAATCTGATCGTGGTTTGCCAGGGTGGATCCCAGACTGATCTAGAGTCTGAACATCCACTTTCTGAGG CTCAACTTTTATCTCAGCTCATCAGCTCTGTGGAGCATTTAAATGCTAAGTATACAGTTCTCTATGTATCCGATCCTAATGGCTCCATCGAGAATCGTTCCCACCAGGATCTGAGAAGATTTCTAGCTGAAGGCAAAGGATCAACCAACTCAACATGTGATGGAGTTTGTCAAATAAAGTCATCACTTTTGGAGGGCCTCTTAGTG GCAATAGTTTTGCTCATAATTCTGATATCAGGCCTTTGCTGCATGGCTGGAATTGATACCCCGACAAGATTCGAGACTCCACAAGACTCTTAA
- the LOC113764757 gene encoding uncharacterized protein LOC113764757 isoform X1, giving the protein MILSVLCDFTRRKMKMVAALVVALLVASQLPLGLTFPSTAPAFLWSPHQDGYSSRDVEAVDYRTLIAKDLAKSVMSEGGWSSLLCSGKETPQPLDFALLFVGKELQSVDISMTKKADPMLVDLLKVSFGNSNFSMAFPYVAATEENKALESSLISEFEGTCGSGLGMHDIAVLNTCSLEGERFEKLADIPAVRDYLAFKMEKRTMGQANLIVVCQGGSQTDLESEHPLSEAQLLSQLISSVEHLNAKYTVLYVSDPNGSIENRSHQDLRRFLAEGKGSTNSTCDGVCQIKSSLLEGLLVAIVLLIILISGLCCMAGIDTPTRFETPQDS; this is encoded by the exons ATGATCCTGTCTGTCTTGTGTGACTTCACAAG aaggaaaatgaagatgGTGGCGGCATTAGTGGTGGCTTTGTTGGTTGCCTCTCAGCTTCCATTAGGCCTCACATTTCCTTCTACAGCCCCTGCATTTCTATGGTCACCTCACCAAGATGG ATATAGTAGTAGAGATGTAGAAGCTGTAGATTACAGAACCCTCATCGCAAAGGATTTGGCCAAATCTGTGATGTCTGAAGGTGGCTGGTCAAGTTTACTG TGCTCAGGAAAAGAAACTCCACAACCTTTGGATTTTGCTCTTCTTTTTGTTGGAAAAGAG TTACAATCCGTGGATATTTCTATGACCAAGAAAGCAGACCCTATGCTTGTGGACTTGCTCAAG GTCTCTTTTGGGAACTCCAACTTTTCCATGGCCTTCCCATATGTTGCTGCAACAGAGGAGAACAAAGCTCTGGAAAGCTCTTTGATTTCAGAGTTCGAAGGTACTTGTGGCAGTGGTTTAGGAATGCATGATATTGCTGTCCTCAATACGTGCTCTTTGGAGGGTGAAAGGTTTGAGAAACTTGCTGATATTCCTGCTGTTCGG GATTACCTGGCTTTCAAGATGGAAAAGAGAACCATGGGACAGGCGAATCTGATCGTGGTTTGCCAGGGTGGATCCCAGACTGATCTAGAGTCTGAACATCCACTTTCTGAGG CTCAACTTTTATCTCAGCTCATCAGCTCTGTGGAGCATTTAAATGCTAAGTATACAGTTCTCTATGTATCCGATCCTAATGGCTCCATCGAGAATCGTTCCCACCAGGATCTGAGAAGATTTCTAGCTGAAGGCAAAGGATCAACCAACTCAACATGTGATGGAGTTTGTCAAATAAAGTCATCACTTTTGGAGGGCCTCTTAGTG GCAATAGTTTTGCTCATAATTCTGATATCAGGCCTTTGCTGCATGGCTGGAATTGATACCCCGACAAGATTCGAGACTCCACAAGACTCTTAA
- the LOC113764757 gene encoding uncharacterized protein LOC113764757 isoform X3, whose translation MKMVAALVVALLVASQLPLGLTFPSTAPAFLWSPHQDGYSSRDVEAVDYRTLIAKDLAKSVMSEGGWSSLLCSGKETPQPLDFALLFVGKELQSVDISMTKKADPMLVDLLKVSFGNSNFSMAFPYVAATEENKALESSLISEFEGTCGSGLGMHDIAVLNTCSLEGERFEKLADIPAVRDYLAFKMEKRTMGQANLIVVCQGGSQTDLESEHPLSEAQLLSQLISSVEHLNAKYTVLYVSDPNGSIENRSHQDLRRFLAEGKGSTNSTCDGVCQIKSSLLEGLLVAIVLLIILISGLCCMAGIDTPTRFETPQDS comes from the exons atgaagatgGTGGCGGCATTAGTGGTGGCTTTGTTGGTTGCCTCTCAGCTTCCATTAGGCCTCACATTTCCTTCTACAGCCCCTGCATTTCTATGGTCACCTCACCAAGATGG ATATAGTAGTAGAGATGTAGAAGCTGTAGATTACAGAACCCTCATCGCAAAGGATTTGGCCAAATCTGTGATGTCTGAAGGTGGCTGGTCAAGTTTACTG TGCTCAGGAAAAGAAACTCCACAACCTTTGGATTTTGCTCTTCTTTTTGTTGGAAAAGAG TTACAATCCGTGGATATTTCTATGACCAAGAAAGCAGACCCTATGCTTGTGGACTTGCTCAAG GTCTCTTTTGGGAACTCCAACTTTTCCATGGCCTTCCCATATGTTGCTGCAACAGAGGAGAACAAAGCTCTGGAAAGCTCTTTGATTTCAGAGTTCGAAGGTACTTGTGGCAGTGGTTTAGGAATGCATGATATTGCTGTCCTCAATACGTGCTCTTTGGAGGGTGAAAGGTTTGAGAAACTTGCTGATATTCCTGCTGTTCGG GATTACCTGGCTTTCAAGATGGAAAAGAGAACCATGGGACAGGCGAATCTGATCGTGGTTTGCCAGGGTGGATCCCAGACTGATCTAGAGTCTGAACATCCACTTTCTGAGG CTCAACTTTTATCTCAGCTCATCAGCTCTGTGGAGCATTTAAATGCTAAGTATACAGTTCTCTATGTATCCGATCCTAATGGCTCCATCGAGAATCGTTCCCACCAGGATCTGAGAAGATTTCTAGCTGAAGGCAAAGGATCAACCAACTCAACATGTGATGGAGTTTGTCAAATAAAGTCATCACTTTTGGAGGGCCTCTTAGTG GCAATAGTTTTGCTCATAATTCTGATATCAGGCCTTTGCTGCATGGCTGGAATTGATACCCCGACAAGATTCGAGACTCCACAAGACTCTTAA
- the LOC113766273 gene encoding uncharacterized protein LOC113766273: MKTSVYLLNLQQAPGESLRSYVQRFNEKNVQIPDQHEQVTIATFTNGLIAGLFNTEIHRDYPRTLRELWDRVDQGIRSEDLNRMKREAQATRTEQDSRRKKDASRVEQGPSGSSGQFRDRRSVFDRIVKGRSSTSDAELTPLNSSRTHVLAVMRQNHLGRNPPEIPGRRDKRNSNLYCAYHRDVGHETEDCNDLKREIENLIRQGYLKQFVRKDGAINRSASHRENRGPRRDDRRDTNMHCRGPEDRREDKQPPRDGSPGYGPNIAGVINTIAGGPTGGDIQNSRKRTYRQAGMEVAEPSSRLSEVITYGPTDPVPAASSNHEALVIEVLTNNYIVKKVYVDPGSSVDVLYYRTFESLKLTREQLTPVRTPLVGFGGHVVHSEGMVTLMVTIGRHSRCRTVPVSFAMVKADSPYNMLIGRPTLNALRAVYSTYHLSFKFPTPEGVAEVSSDVGAARKCYLATIQAAVTPRPSPRSEEKRPAILSIDCIDPQEAGEPNRLEPGDEVEHVVLDEAKPDQVVQVGAGLPSPLKEEMISLIKDHRDVFAWSADEVVGVPPELMIHQLNVNPQARPVRQKRRHFGPERSKAISDEVDKLLPAKMIHEVQYPTWLSNPVMVKKDTGGWRMCVDFTDLNKACPKDCYPLPRIDALVDSAMGHEILCFLDAFKGYHQIGMSEEDQEKTAFYTDQGVYCYTTMPFGLKNAGATYQRLINRLFKDQIGRNVEAYVDDILVKSLTTSAFLSDVREVFGVLRNSRMKLNPKKCVFGVTSGKFLGYLVSHRGIKANPDKVKAIQDMCPPRNLREVQRLNGRLAALNRFLSQSAEKALPFFKVLKKADQFAWTEECQAAFDKLKQYLHHLPTLASSRPEEKLYLYLSAADEAVSAVLIRDEGTQVPVYYVSRALRGPETRYTQVEKLVLGLVHASRRLKPYFLAHPISVRTDQPLRQILLRPEASGRLTKWAVELGKYDLSYEPRTAIKAQALADFLSSPSVENPPPSKCPPPHCGLYVDGSSNGYGSGAGLLLEGPQGEVCSYALRFDFPATNNEVEYEALIAGLQLARRLGAQRIHVRSDSQLVVYQVIGEYEAKDETMQRYLSKVHQLIAYFESFEIQRIPHSQNRRADAISRLASTSFSDLNKTVLVEVLNEPGYMEEVACPVHSEDTWMTPFILFLGQGTLPEDRAEARKIQRKAARYALRDGELYKRSYLGPWLRCVTPETGRHVLHEIHEGLCGAHVGHRMLAKKALLLGYFWPSVRQDAQNLVLNCPSCQAHAPELHQPSNFMWVEAEPLRTITGLAIQKFFWKCIVCRFGIPQIIVSDNGRQFAENPFKAWCQNLSIRQHFTSVGHPQANGQVENFNRTLLHGLKIRLHRAGSSWVEELSSVLWSYRTTPRSSTQETLFSLTYRAEAVIPAEILTPSPRLTAYVAEVNEEERQLDLDLVDEKRDIASARIASYKNTLAHYYNARVKHRRFLPGDLVLRKNSVSRAEPQGKLGPKWEGPYRVVESSLSGYCKLSYRDGSLVPRTWHAENLRLYHA; the protein is encoded by the exons ATGAAGACTTCGGTCTACCTCTTGAACCTGCAGCAAGCCCCCGGCGAGTCACTACGCTCCTACGTGCAGAGGTTCAATGAGAAGAACGTGCAGATACCTGATCAGCATGAGCAGGTAACCATAGCTACCTTCACCAATGGGCTGATCGCGGGACTCTTCAATACTGAGATACACCGGGATTACCCCCGCACGCTTCGGGAACTCTGGGATCGAGTAGATCAGGGGATCCGGAGTGAAGATCTAAACCGCATGAAGCGAGAGGCTCAAGCCACTCGTACCGAGCAAGATTCCCGGAGGAAAAAGGATGCCAGCCGGGTCGAACAAGGGCCCAGCGGATCGTCGGGTCAGTTCCGAGACCGCCGAAGTGTCTTCGACCGGATTGTAAAAGGCAGGTCGTCCACCTCGGACGCCGAGCTGACGCCTCTCAATTCCAGCCGGACCCATGTCCTGGCTGTGATGAGGCAGAATCACCTCGGTCGAAACCCTCCTGAAATTCCGGGGAGGAGAGATAAGAGGAACTCAAACCTCTATTGTGCCTACCACCGGGATGTTGGGCACGAGACTGAAGATTGCAATGATCTGAAACGAGAGATCGAGAATTTGATCCGGCAAGGATACCTGAAGCAATTCGTCCGCAAGGATGGAGCTATCAACCGAAGTGCCTCCCACCGGGAGAACCGGGGCCCCCGCCGGGACGACCGGCGGGACACGAACATGCATTGCCGAGGTCCCGAGGATCGTAGGGAGGACAAGCAGCCTCCACGCGACGGATCACCGGGCTACGGCCCCAACATCGCTGGGGTGATCAACACGATCGCGGGAGGACCAACGGGAGGAGACATCCAGAACTCTCGGAAGCGAACCTACCGCCAGGCCGGGATGGAGGTGGCCGAGCCGAGCTCCCGGTTGTCCGAGGTCATCACCTATGGTCCCACTGACCCCGTCCCCGCCGCTTCCAGCAACCACGAAGCCCTCGTGATCGAGGTCCTCACCAACAACTACATAGTCAAAAAGGTCTATGTTGACCCCGGAAGCTCGGTAGACGTCTTGTACTACCGAACCTTCGAGAGTTTGAAACTGACCAGGGAGCAACTCACTCCAGTCAGAACTCCCCTCGTTGGATTTGGGGGACACGTCGTCCACTCGGAGGGCATGGTGACCCTGATGGTAACGATTGGGCGTCATTCACGCTGCCGAACTGTGCCTGTCAGTTTTGCGATGGTCAAAGCAGACTCTCCCTACAACATGCTGATAGGCCGGCCTACGCTCAACGCCTTGAGAGCCGTATACTCCACCTACCACCTGAGCTTTAAGTTCCCAACACCTGagggggtggccgaggtgagcagCGACGTGGGCGCCGCCCGGAAATGCTACCTCGCCACCATTCAAGCGGCAGTCACACCCCGGCCCTCGCCGAGGTCAGAAGAAAAGAGGCCCGCGATCCTCTCCATAGACTGCATCGACCCTCAGGAGGCAGGAGAGCCCAACAGACTTGAGCCCGGGGATGAGGTGGAACACGTGGTCTTGGATGAAGCGAAACCTGACCAAGTGGTCCAAGTAGGGGCCGGACTCCCCTCGCccctgaaagaagaaatgatctCCCTGATCAAGGACCACCGAGACGTCTTCGCGTGGTCCGCAGATGAAGTGGTCGGAGTGCCACCCGAGCTCATGATTCATCAACTCAACGTTAACCCACAGGCCCGACCTGTGCGGCAGAAACGAAGGCACTTCGGTCCCGAACGTAGCAAGGCCATATCGGATGAGGTCGACAAGCTCCTGCCCGCTAAAATGATTCATGAAGTCCAATACCCCACCTGGCTGTCCAACCCAGTCATGGTCAAAAAGGACACCGGTGGTTGGAGGATGTGTGTGGACTTCACAGACCTCAACAAGgcctgccccaaagattgctatcCTCTGCCAAGGATAGACGCCCTAGTCGATTCGGCGATGGGACATGAGATCCTCTGCTTCCTGGATGCCTTCAAAGGGTATCATCAAATAGGAATGAGTGAGGAGGACCAAGAGAAAACGGCATTCTACACCGACCAAGGTGTCTACTGCTATACCACCATGCCGTTCGGGCTAAAAAACGCCGGGGCGACCTATCAAAGGTTGATCAACCGCCTCTTCAAGGATCAGATCGGCCGAAATGTGGAAGCCTATGTGGACGACATTCTCGTCAAAAGCTTAACCACTTCGGCCTTCCTGTCGGATGTGAGGGAGGTCTTCGGCGTCCTCCGCAACTCGAGGATGAAGTTAAACCCCAAGAAATGCGTCTTTGGCGTCACCTCAGGAAAGTTCCTGGGGTATTTGGTTTCCCACCGGGGAATCAAGGCCAACCCCGACAAGGTCAAGGCCATTCAAGATATGTGCCCACCTCGGAACCTTCGAGAAGTCCAGCGACTGAACGGACGCCTGGCTGCGCTGAACCGCTTCCTATCCCAGTCCGCAGAAAAAGCTTTGCCCTTTTTCAAGGTGCTTAAGAAGGCCGATCAATTTGCCTGGACTGAGGAGTGCCAGGCTGCCTTCGACAAGCTGAAGCAGTACCTGCACCACCTACCCACCCTCGCTTCATCTCGGCCCGAGGAGAAGCTGTACCTCTACCTCTCCGCAGCGGACGAGGCTGTCAGCGCTGTGCTCATCCGGGATGAGGGCACTCAAGTGCCAGTCTACTATGTCAGCCGAGCTCTCCGTGGGCCGGAGACTCGATACACTCAAGTGGAAAAACTTGTGCTAGGACTAGTTCACGCCTCCCGACGGCTGaaaccctatttcttagctcATCCCATCTCCGTCAGGACCGACCAGCCCCTCCGACAGATACTGCTGCGGCCCGAGGCCTCCGGGCGCCTCACTAAGTGGGCCGTTGAGTTGGGGAAGTACGACCTGTCGTATGAGCCGCGCACCGCCATAAAAGCTCAAGCCTTAGCCGATTTCTTGAGCTCACCTTCAGTCGAGAATCCACCTCCGTCAAAGTGTCCACCTCCCCACTGTGGACTGTATGTGGACGGATCCTCTAATGGATATGGCAGTGGAGCAGGACTGCTCCTGGAGGGCCCCCAGGGGGAAGTGTGCTCGTATGCCCTCCGCTTTGACTTCCCGGCCACCAACAATGAAGTCGAGTATGAGGCCTTGATCGCAGGACTCCAACTAGCCCGCAGGCTTGGTGCACAGCGGATACACGTCCGCAGCGACTCTCAACTCGTAGTCTACCAAGTCATTGGTGAGTATGAGGCCAAGGACGAAACCATGCAACGGTATCTGTCCAAAGTCCACCAACTCATCGCGTACTTCGAatctttcgaaatccaaagaaTTCCCCACTCCCAGAATAGGCGGGCCGACGCCATATCCCGGTTGGCTTCCACCTCATTTTCTGACCTCAACAAGACAGTCTTAGTGGAAGTCCTGAATGAACCGGGATACATGGAAGAGGTGGCCTGCCCTGTGCATTCTGAGGATACTTGGATGACCCCGTTCATTCTCTTCTTGGGTCAGGGAACCCTTCCCGAAGACCGAGCCGAGGCGAGGAAGATACAACGCAAGGCTGCTCGGTATGCTCTCCGCGATGGGGAACTGTATAAGCGTTCCTACCTCGGCCCGTGGCTGAGGTGTGTCACCCCCGAGACAGGACGCCATGTCCTCCACGAGATCCACGAAGGCCTGTGTGGAGCTCACGTCGGCCACAGAATGCTAGCCAAGAAGGCTTTGCTTCTTGGATATTTCTGGCCCTCTGTTCGACAAGATGCTCAAAATCTTGTTCTCAACTGCCCATCCTGCCAAGCCCACGCCCCTGAGCTTCACCAACCCTCGAACTTCATG TGGGTTGAAGCCGAGCCTCTACGGACCATCACAGGGCTGGCCATTCAgaaattcttttggaaatgTATTGTTTGCCGCTTCGGCATACCTCAGATCATCGTCTCGGACAATGGAAGACAGTTTGCCGAGAACCCCTTCAAGGCTTGGTGCCAGAACCTCAGCATCAGACAGCATTTCACTTCGGTAGGCCACCCTCAGGCCAATGGTCAGGTCGAAAACTTCAACCGCACTCTCTTGCATGGCCTCAAGATCCGACTACACCGAGCTGGATCATCTTGGGTGGAGGAACTCTCCAGTGTTCTGTGGTCATATCGGACCACGCCGAGGTCATCTACGCAAGAGACCCTCTTCTCCTTAACCTATAGAGCTGAGGCGGTCATCCCTGCTGAGATCCTTACACCCAGTCCTCGGCTGACAGCCTATGTAGCCGAGGTGAACGAAGAGGAGAGACAGTTGGATCTCGACCTCGTCGACGAGAAAAGGGACATCGCCTCAGCTCGAATCGCTTCCTACAAGAACACTCTGGCCCACTACTACAATGCCCGCGTCAAGCATCGGCGATTCCTGCCAGGAGACTTGGTGCTTAGAAAAAACTCGGTCAGCCGAGCTGAACCACAAGGGAAATTAGGCCCGAAGTGGGAGGGCCCTTACCGAGTTGTGGAATCCAGCCTAAGTGGCTATTGTAAATTAAGTTACCGAGATGGCTCTCTAGTGCCGAGAACTTGGCACGCCGAGAATCTCAGACTGTATCATGCTTGA